Proteins from one Dromiciops gliroides isolate mDroGli1 chromosome 6, mDroGli1.pri, whole genome shotgun sequence genomic window:
- the LOC122732715 gene encoding DNA topoisomerase 1-like, producing the protein MSMDQLHPDAQINVEFRGNESPKHKDKHNNPGHRHKKHKKNKKKDQEKSKHSKREPKDSSEKKHRRKEKTQHRSGRSETHPDTTKDRTKEKGKEEKGRPSGDAKMKKENENGSSSPPSITDAPDGPASPQEALKLLKRPREDEDAAYKAKKRKTDDLKKVRELKPEGVEDTKAKAMNQDEKFPEPGDKLKQPKEEEEQKWRWWEEERYSEGIKWKFLEHKGPVLALPYEPLPENVKFYYDGKAMRLSPKAEEVATFFAKMLDHEYTAKAIFRDNFFKDWRKEMTKEEKNTITSLSKCDFTQISQYFKAQSEAKKQLSKEEKLKIKEENERLLQEFGFCVMDNHRERIANFKIEPPGLFRGRGNHPKMGKVKRRIMPEDIIINCSQDARVPPPPPGHRWKEVRHDNKVTWLVSWTENIQGSIKYIMLNPSSRIKGEKDWQKYETARRLKKCIDRIRKQYREDWKSKEMKVRQRAVALYFIDRLALRAGNEKEEGETADTVGCCSLRVEHITLHPEMDDQEYLVEFDFLGKDSIRYYNKVPVEKRVFKNLRLFLENKQPGDDLFDRLNTSILNKHLQELMAGLTAKVFRTYNASITLQQQLKELTVPNESIPAKVLSYNRANRAVALLCNHQRTPPKTFEKSMLNLQTKIEAKKDQLAEAQRDLKSAKAEAKLLKDAKSENVLEAKKKAVQRLEEQLRKLELQATDRQENKQIALGTSKLNYLDPRISVAWCKKWGIPIEKIYNKAQREKFAWAIHMADEHYEF; encoded by the coding sequence ATGAGCATGGATCAACTGCATCCAGATGCCCAGATCAATGTGGAGTTCCGAGGGAATGAGTCTCCCAAACACAAAGATAAACACAACAATCCAGGACATCGACACAAAAAgcacaagaagaacaagaaaaaagatcAGGAAAAGTCCAAGCATAGTAAAAGGGAGCCCAAAGATTCCTCAGAGAAGAAACATAGGCGAAAGGAGAAAACCCAACACAGAAGTGGCAGGTCAGAGACACACCCAGACACAACCAAAGACAGAaccaaggagaaaggaaaggaagaaaagggaagacccTCTGGAGATGCCAAAATGAAGAAGGAGAATGAAAATGGTTCCTCTAGTCCACCTAGTATTACAGATGCACCAGATGGTCCTGCTTCTCCTCAAGAAGCTCTCAAGCTTTTAAAGAGACCTCGAGAAGATGAGGATGCCGCTTATAAggccaagaaaagaaaaacagacgaCCTCAAAAAGGTGAGGGAGCTGAAACCAGAGGGAGTGGAAGACACCAAAGCCAAAGCAATGAACCAAGATGAGAAATTTCCTGAACCAGGTGACAAGTTGAAGCAGcccaaggaagaggaggagcagaaATGGAGATGGTGGGAAGAGGAGCGCTATTCTGAAGGCATCAAGTGGAAATTCCTGGAACATAAAGGTCCTGTGCTGGCTCTACCTTATGAGCCTCTGCCAGAAAATGTCAAGTTCTACTATGACGGCAAAGCCATGAGGCTGAGTCCCAAGGCAGAAGAAGTGGCTACATTCTTTGCCAAAATGCTTGATCATGAGTACACTGCTAAGGCTATCTTTAGGGACAATTTCTTCAAggactggagaaaggaaatgacaaaggaagagaaaaataccaTTACCAGTCTTAGCAAGTGTGACTTCACCCAGATAAGCCAGTATTTCAAAGCCCAATCAGAAGCAAAGAAACAATTGAGCAAGGAAGAGAAACTGaagatcaaagaggaaaatgaaaggcTCTTGCAAGAGTTTGGTTTCTGTGTGATGGACAATCACAGAGAGAGAATTGCCAACTTCAAGATTGAGCCTCCAGGTCTTTTCCGGGGCCGTGGCAACCATCCCAAAATGGGAAAGGTGAAAAGGAGGATTATGCCTGAAGACATCATTATCAACTGTAGCCAAGATGCCAgggttcctcctcctccccctggaCACAGATGGAAAGAAGTTCGACACGATAACAAGGTTACCTGGCTGGTCTCCTGGACTGAGAATATCCAAGGGTCCATCAAGTATATCATGCTGAACCCCAGCTCACGAATCAAAGGGGAGAAGGATTGGCAGAAGTATGAGACAGCCAGAAGACTGAAGAAGTGTATAGACCGGATCCGGAAGCAATACAGGGAAGACTGGAAGTCCAAGGAAATGAAAGTCCGCCAGAGGGCTGTAGCATTATACTTTATTGACAGGCTTGCTCTGAGAGCTGGcaatgagaaggaagaaggggagacaGCTGATACTGTGGGCTGCTGTTCCCTCCGGGTAGAGCACATTACCTTGCATCCAGAAATGGATGACCAAGAATACCTCGTGGAGTTTGACTTCCTAGGGAAGGATTCCATAAGATACTACAACAAGGTCCCCGTGGAGAAAAGGGTTTTTAAGAACCTCCGGCTCTTTCTGGAGAACAAACAGCCTGGGGATGATCTTTTTGACAGACTGAATACCAGCATTCTCAACAAACACCTTCAAGAGCTCATGGCTGGCTTGACTGCCAAGGTCTTCCGCACGTACAATGCCTCCATCACCCTCCAGCAGCAGCTAAAGGAGCTCACTGTTCCCAACGAAAGCATCCCAGCAAAGGTCCTGTCTTATAACCGTGCCAACAGAGCTGTTGCACTCCTGTGTAACCATCAGAGGACACCGCCAAAGACTTTTGAGAAGTCCATGCTGAACCTCCAGACTAAGATTGAGGCCAAGAAGGACCAGCTAGCTGAAGCCCAAAGGGATCTGAAAAGTGCCAAAGCTGAGGCCAAGCTCCTAAAAGATGCCAAGTCAGAAAACGTGCTAGAGGCTAAGAAGAAGGCTGTGCAGAGGCTGGAGgagcagttgaggaaactggagcttCAGGCCACAGACAGGCAGGAGAACAAACAGATTGCCTTGGGAACCTCCAAACTCAACTATTTAGATCCCAGGATCTCAGTTGCTTGGTGTAAGAAGTGGGGGATCCCAATTGAGAAAATCTATAACAAAGCCCAGCGAGAAAAGTTTGCCTGGGCCATTCACATGGCTGATGAACACTATGAATTTTAG